Sequence from the Candidatus Cloacimonadota bacterium genome:
AATATTTACTTTATAAGACGATTTAATAGCATTTAATAAAAAATCCCGGCTTTTTCAAAGTCAGCGTCCATTGCTTTGTTAGCCAAATTTTTGAAATCAATACAAGGGATTGTTCCATTTTCTTCTTTCTTTATTCCACTTATAAGAATCCAGTCTTTGAGGCTCCAAATAGAATTTTTTATCATTCATTGCCATTAAAACAACCTCAGCATCTAACTCTTCTGCGATTTCTAACAGAATATCAATATTGTGAGTGTTCATTTTGCAGCCCAAAAATATTTTTTTTATATATGGGAAATGAATTTTATTATCGAAGTATTTGCAGATGTCACCATCAACAATAATTCGCCATTCCTTTTCATAGTTCCACTTTGCTGATTTGATAATGTAAGTTTTATACAGTAAGGAATCTACATCGCTGTTATGTTTTATATTTCCATCTTCACCTATTTTAATTCTTTTTAATTTTGTTTTTGGAATATTTACTCGATTGGACGTATATATTACTGGAAACAAACCAGCTGATAAGAGCAATTTTGTTTTGTTAGATATGTAAGCGTTTTCATCTCCCAAAATATTTTTGTTTTCCAAAGGAATTAAGTTTTCTGGATGTATCTGAGTTATGTCGTATTCAACGCAAAACCCTTCGTGGTTGCTTGCATAGTGTGACCACATGTGAATCATAAATTCAAAATCATTATGATTTGGTGGAAAATTGTCTGATTTAAGATCAGAAAAGCAAGCAATTCTTATGTTGACTTCTCTTAATTTCTCTATTTTTCTTTCGACATCCCTTTGAAATTTCAGCCTTAAGTTATAAATTTCTTTTTCGAATTCCTCATTTTTACTCTCAGAAATTTTGCGTATTGCAGACCAATACTCCTCTGCGTTTCTCATCCAATTATACTCATACTCCGGGATTGAGTTGTAAATTCGATTAAATTCTTCTTTAGTGAATCCATTTTGTCTATTTTCAGTATTAGCGAAGCCTATTTTCTTAATATGCTCTAAAAGAGAGTACTTTTCATAGCCTGTAACGTCATATCCTGTATGACAATCAAATGGATCATTAAAAGAGCTTGGATGTGCGAACCAAAGCCTCTGCTTTTTAATATCTATAATGTTGTCCGAAGTTGGGGAATAAAATTTAAATAAAGATTTTGGAAAATGAGTATTTTTTTGGTTTAAT
This genomic interval carries:
- a CDS encoding DUF2971 domain-containing protein codes for the protein MGFWNSKSQKKWQKTYINNVFANKNTRHKTFSKIILNNPELLNQKNTHFPKSLFKFYSPTSDNIIDIKKQRLWFAHPSSFNDPFDCHTGYDVTGYEKYSLLEHIKKIGFANTENRQNGFTKEEFNRIYNSIPEYEYNWMRNAEEYWSAIRKISESKNEEFEKEIYNLRLKFQRDVERKIEKLREVNIRIACFSDLKSDNFPPNHNDFEFMIHMWSHYASNHEGFCVEYDITQIHPENLIPLENKNILGDENAYISNKTKLLLSAGLFPVIYTSNRVNIPKTKLKRIKIGEDGNIKHNSDVDSLLYKTYIIKSAKWNYEKEWRIIVDGDICKYFDNKIHFPYIKKIFLGCKMNTHNIDILLEIAEELDAEVVLMAMNDKKFYLEPQRLDSYKWNKERRKWNNPLY